The genomic region CGAGGTCCCTCCCCTTCTAACGAGCCTTCCGGGCCCGCACACGAGCGGGGCGCCCTGTGAGTCCCGGGCGCCCCGCACGATGTACGAGCTGGCGTGAGCAGGTAGATTTACTGCATGTCCAGCTTCGAGAGGTCCTCGAACGTGTAGACGGGCACGAGCTTGGCCTCCTCGATGTTCGTGACGTTCTGCGTCGTCACGAGCAGGCGCTTGTTGGAGTACATCGGGTAGAAGGCAGCCGTGTCCTGGATGACCTGCTGGACCTGCGTGTAGATCTCCTTGCGCTTGGCCTCGTCCGTCTCGACGGAGCCCTGGTCAAACAGGTCGTTGATCTCGGGGTAGTCGTAGAACATGTAGTTCCAGGGGCCGCCCGTCGCGAACAGCGACTCGAACATGCTCGGGTCGATGCCCATGATGTAGCCGCCGAAGTACATGTCGTAGGAGTTGTTCGGGTCCTGCATGGACTGCGCGAGCGCGTTGGCGTCGACGCCCTGGAGGTTGAGCGTGATGCCGGCGGCAGCGGCCTGCTCCTGCATCATGACGGCGCACGTCTGCTGCAGCGTGTCGGAGGCGGAGTAGGCGAGCGTCAGCGTCGGGTTGGGCTGGCCGGCGTCAGCGAGCAGCTGCTTGGCCTTCTCGACATCCTGGGCGTACTTCTCGACCTGGTCGCCGGCGTAGAACTGGCTCGTCGTGGGCAGGAACGTGTCCTCGATGTCGTAGTACTCCTCCTTGAGCAGGGCAGCCAGCGCAATGGAGTTCTTATCGAAGCTGTAGAACACGGCCTTGCGGACGTTCTCGTCCTTCATGCGGTTGCAGTTGACCATCATGTAGGCGACGCGGCCCTCGGAGTAGGGCGTGACCTTGAGGCCGTTGCCCTCGATGTTCATCTGCTCGACCTGGGCGGGCGTGCCGATCCAGGCGTTGACCTCGCCGGCCTGGATGGCCTGCATGCCCGTGTTCTCGTTCGTGATGATCTGGAATACGACGTTGTCGACCTTCGGGGCGCCCAGGAAGTAGTCGGGATTGGCCGAGAACTTGAGATACTGGCCGACCTGGTACTCGTCGAGCTTGTAGGGGCCCGTGCCGACGCCCTGGGAGTTGACGTCGTTGTTCTCCCAGTCCGTGACGCCCTCGTAGAGGTGCTTGGGCATGATGAAGAACTGGCTCAGCATCTCGGGCGCGGCGGCGTTGAGGAACGGGAACGTGAAGTTGACGGTGAGGTCGTCCACCTTCTCGACCTTAACCTGGCCCTGGTCGCCGTAGTCGAGCTGCGTGAACTGGTTGGCCGTCTCATCGGCCTCGACAGCCTCGTACGTGAACACGACGTCGTCGGCCGTGAAGGGCTCGCCGTCGTTCCACTTCACGCCCTCGCGCAGGTGGACGGTCAGCGTCAGGTGGTCGTCGGACTCATCGTAGCTCTCGGCGAGGAAGTAGTTGATGCCGTCGGCGTTGCACATCCACAGCGGGCTATAGACGAGCTTGAGCGTCATGAGGCCGAAGCGGTCGCTCGTCGTGATGACGTTGGGCGAGACGCTCGGGTCGCCGGCGATGGCGTACGTGAACGTCTTGCCGCCCTCGGACGCGTAGGCGAACTGCGCGTCGCTGGCAGAGATGCCCACCTGGGCGAGGCCGGCCGCAGCCAGCGCACCGGCGGCGACACCCATGAACGAGCGACGGCTCATCCGCTTGTCGAGAACGTTCTCCATGCTAGAAGCCTCCTTCTGCGCGGGCACGCCACTGTGGCGGCCCGCCCACGGACGTCTGTGGATCGCCTGCGAGCGTGGCGCGCCCTCGCGATGGGACGCGGCGCTTCGCGAGGCCCGGGAGAGCCGGGCACCGGAAAGCGACGCGACGCAAACCGCCGGAAAGCGCTGCGCACCAGGGATCCCTCTGGCAACAAGGGGCCAGATACCCGGTTAGTTTAGCCAGAAAAGGGCATCTACCGACACTGAAACCCAGTTTTTACCGACACGTGGGCATGCGCGGGACGGCGAAAGGCGGCGACAGCGCCCCGAACGTCCCTCGAGCCGGAAGCCCTGCTCATGCGATTCGCGACACTTTAGTTACATAAAGCGTCGGTCAATGGTCGGTTTGCCGTGGCGAACGGTATTCTCTATACACAGAGCGCGTCGGAGACAGCAACGGCAGACAACTCGGGATACCTCGGGGCGCCGAGCAAGAGGACCGTGGTGAGGTCGTCGAAGCGGTGTCGATCATCTCCCTCGTTCACCGTTCGCTCACATGGGCGCCGCGACAATGGAAGGCTTCCTGTGGGACAGGGCGACAGTGCGCCAAGACACCCAAGGAAAAGCCCGCCCGGATGCGCAGAGCACCCGGGCGGGCCTTGGGGAGCAGAGGTTGGTCTCTACGCGTCGAGCGTGAGCTTCGACAGGTCCTCGAACGTGTAGATGGGCACGAGCTTGGCGTCATCGAAGCCGCCGACGTTCTGGGTCGTCACGAGCAGGCGCTTGTTGGAGTACAGCGGGTAGAAGAACGCGGCGTCCTGGATGACCTGCTGGAGCTCGGTATAGATCTCCTTGCGCTTGGCAGAGTCCGTCTCGACAGCACCCTCGTTAAACAGCTCGTCGATCTTGGGGTAATCGGCCGCATCGTAGTGGCTGTAGTTCCATGCAGCGTCGGAGACGAACAGCGTCGAGAACGT from Coriobacteriia bacterium harbors:
- a CDS encoding ABC transporter substrate-binding protein: MENVLDKRMSRRSFMGVAAGALAAAGLAQVGISASDAQFAYASEGGKTFTYAIAGDPSVSPNVITTSDRFGLMTLKLVYSPLWMCNADGINYFLAESYDESDDHLTLTVHLREGVKWNDGEPFTADDVVFTYEAVEADETANQFTQLDYGDQGQVKVEKVDDLTVNFTFPFLNAAAPEMLSQFFIMPKHLYEGVTDWENNDVNSQGVGTGPYKLDEYQVGQYLKFSANPDYFLGAPKVDNVVFQIITNENTGMQAIQAGEVNAWIGTPAQVEQMNIEGNGLKVTPYSEGRVAYMMVNCNRMKDENVRKAVFYSFDKNSIALAALLKEEYYDIEDTFLPTTSQFYAGDQVEKYAQDVEKAKQLLADAGQPNPTLTLAYSASDTLQQTCAVMMQEQAAAAGITLNLQGVDANALAQSMQDPNNSYDMYFGGYIMGIDPSMFESLFATGGPWNYMFYDYPEINDLFDQGSVETDEAKRKEIYTQVQQVIQDTAAFYPMYSNKRLLVTTQNVTNIEEAKLVPVYTFEDLSKLDMQ